A window of Chryseobacterium sp. IHB B 17019 genomic DNA:
AAATGATGAAGTGTATCAGTTTTTAATCAGAAGAGAATAATTACGAATAGTTTTACATAATACCAATTCTGAGCCGCATGAGAATACTGTATATCATTCCTGTTATCGCAATACTGGTTTTGCTTTACTATGTGGTGTCTAGTAACAGAGCAGGAATTAACGATGAGCTTCCTAAAAGATTTATACAGTACCACCCTTTGGATAGTTTAAAATCGATTAAGAGTGGAGCCGCCACATTGAATCTGCTGGTTGAAAGCACTGAGGACATTGAGTCTTTTTTAACACCAGAAAATAATATTATCCTCTCTATTGTTCCAGATAAAGAAGAAAAATTCTTTTTTAAGCTCAATCCCGAAGGCCAGGTAATCGATTCGTTAAAATTAAATTCCGATGCCGGGGATATCGCATTTCTAAAAGGGTTCATTATAAATATGAAGACTCATCGATATCACCTGTGGAGCTTTAACGGCAGTAAATTACCGATCAAAATCACCGCTCAAAATGCAGATTTTAAATGGGACATAGAAAAGCAGCGCAAACAGCTTACAGACATAGCCAGAAAATCAAATACCGTCCGCGTAGATTATGAAAAAAGTAATACTGCGCCCTATAAACCCGATAGTGAGGGCCTACGGACTGCCCAGGTGGCTACACATTATTCGGTAATCACTTACTGTATCAACGATGTCTGCTTTCAGTTCTACACCACTTTAGATGTAAGTAAACAATTCCCCTGGTCTTACAGGGAGAAGATGCTATGGAATAATCTCTTTAAACGGATCAATAAAGAGGCGATTTCTGAAGTGGAGATCAGCAAAACACCTTACATCAAATATTGGTATTTTCAAAAGCTCAAGCGGGAAGAGGTCCAATTTTCAGGCGGGGGCGGCAATGCGCCAGGCTTTAGGGAGATCCTATATCATGGAAATCTATATACCGATGTGGTTTTTAATAAAGATACACTTAGGCTCAGGGAGTTCATGTACCTCAATGAAGAATCGCACACCTCGGATATAGAAATCGATGGAAAAAATATCGGTGCACTCTCCAAAAATAAAGAACAGCCAACCCAGGATATCAGGGGTTACCTGTATTATACCAATGAAAAATTGCACTATGCCCTTTTTACCAATAACGATAAGAAAGTTTACCTGATTAAATAGTCGCCATTCCCCTTTATTGTTGTAATTTGAATTTAGGATAATCTTTTGAAAAAAATTATAAAATAGATTACTTGGTAATGCTCGAAGCTCAACGTTTAGCAGGAACTAATGTTGATTTTTGTTTAAGCTTCCAGAAAATGACAGATAATGAAATCACGGTATTAATTGATAAAGCCATAATTAATTACACATACCAGAAGATTGAGGGTTCAACTGATAAGTTAACACCTGGTTTCTACTCTCATCTATTTATTTCTATTTATTGATTGACCTAATTTAAGTTGGATAAAAACGAATTTAAGATTATGAAAATAGATCAAGGAGTGTACCTTCTCAATGACGAAGAGGGAGAGGAAGGTTATTTTAATGGAACATTATTAAAGTATCTATTTATAGTAACGAACAAGGATGACCTTTTGATTGCCTTAAAAGACTGGGCAAATGATAGGTTTGCTGCGTGCAAAGTTGCCGATATTAAATTAACCAGATTAGGAAATTATCAAATCAAGGTTCAAGTTAAGGATTGGACTGATGACGAAATTCAGGAAATGGAATTGTACTTAATTAGAATTCCAACAGCGTCCGAATGGTCAAAATTGGGTTACTGGAACCATCAGCGTTTTTTTAGGATAGAATAAATCCTAATTTCGTTGGGGCCAGTAATTCTTAAAAAACGAAAAATATGAAGGAATATCTATCGGTTTTAAGCGGATCAATATGGATTTTGGTTATTGTTCTGGCTTTTATCTTTTGGCCACGGAAATAATAATGCCAGTGGAATTATACTATCCTTTATTGTGCTGGTTATAAAGATTTTCACATTGGCTATTCTCATTTTAATCGTCCAGCAAACTTTTTAGACAAAGACCAACGTTGTCCTTTAGCGTTTGGAAAGTCGTTTAATTGAGAATGCAGAAAAATGAAAAAGGAGCAGAATTAAGTATCATACTCCTTAAATTTTTCAGCAACACTGCTGCTGTAATGCAAGTTCTGACTTGCTATTTGTTTCATTAACTTATACCTGTAACTAGTGTGGCAGCAAGTTTTAATTAAGCTTTTATTTGGGATTTCAGTGAGACTAGCCTGTTTTCGAACTGCACTAGTCTTTGTTCTATAGAACTTCCAGAATCGTGAGTTTTTATGGTGCCATTCTTTAAATCATTTAACTCATTTTCCAGCTTTTGAATTAGATCTGATATGCATAAAGCTTCATTCGTGGTTGCAGGCTTCGTTAATCTTTCAGCTAGTTTTGTCATTTCGTTAGCAACAGCTTCTTGCTCAGTGATCGCGTAATCTTCCGTCTGTTTCACGGAACTATGTCCCAGCATTTCTTTTACAATGGATATAGGTACACCGTTATTAAGTGTAACAGTACTTGCAAATGTGCGCCTTGCCTTGTGAGTATTGAGAGCAGCATCTATATTGCAAAGAGTAGCAATCTCTTTCAAGTAGGCATTCATCTTCTGATTGGATTTTACCGGCAATACTGAGTTGCGTTGAATACAAATAGGATGCGACTGATACTTTTCCAGAATCTCCAGCGCTTTTGGCAGTAGCGGTATGTCTGTCCTGGCTTTTGACTTCTGTCTAGAACTCATAATCCAAAGTCTGCCGTCGTCTCCTTCTTTTATGTCATGTTTTTTAAGTTGGAAGGCATCAATATAGGCCAGACCGGTGTAACATTGAAATACAAAAATGTCCCTAATTGTTGCCAATCTTTCATTCTCAAAGCTCTTATCTTCAAGACTTCGTAATTCAGCTCTAGTTAGCGGCTTTTTTTTAGGCTTAGTCATTTTCCCTTTAAAAAGTTTGAAGGGGTCCTTCGGAAGAATATCTTTGGCTACGGCATCTAGAATAATCTTTTTAAAATTCCGAATGTATTTCAAAGACGTATTGTTGCCGCATTTTCTGACTGTTCTCAAATAAAATTCATAGTCCTTAATAAATTCATAATTAAGCTCCCAAAACTCAATATCATCTCTTTGGAATTTGAAAAGAAGGAATTCCTGCACATGGGATCTGGCAGTGACATATCTTTTATATGTCCCCTCAGCATATTCGCCAGGCACGAGTAGCTTCATTCTGTCGTTATGTTTCTGAAATTCTTCTAAAACTTTTAGATTTAACGGGTTTTTACCTTTCACAAAATCAATAATGGATAATGCCGTAATCTTTCTTCCGGCTTTTATCAGTTCTGTTTTGTAGTTGTTAATCTTGGTTGTTAAAGTTTCGAGGAAATGATTAAGACTTCTCGCGTCTTCTTTGTTTCCCGACGCCTTTTCATGGGCCTGATCCCACCTTGTCACATCCCACTTTCGCTTAGTCGACGTTTCCTTTGGTACCCCATCTACGGTTACCCTTACATAAACATATCTGAGATTTTCAGATTTTCCTGATTGGCTCTTCAAAAAGAAGTTTAGCCCATAACTGTGTTCTAGCATAGTTCAACAATTTTTAGTGTTAATAAAGTTGAATTAATAGCGTTCAGTATTGGATCAAGATGAATTCTGTGGCTATTTTTGGCGTCAAAAGGAATAGCCACAGATTTGCCATAAAGATTATAGCAATTTTGAAAATTTTGGCATATTCTCTTAAAAGTAAAAGCCTACAATTTTTGAAAAATTGTAGGCTTAATAAGCTTTTCTACACTAATAACAGATCTTCTCAGTGTATTTCTGCAGAAAGGAAGGGATTCGAACCCTCGATACAGTTACCCGTATACTACCTTTCCAGGGTAGCTCCTTCAACCACTCGGACACCTTTCTAATTGAGATTGCAAAAATACTCTAATTTCTTGAATTAGCAAATTTTCTGATGCAATTACTCGGAAATTTCTCCACAAAGACTTTTTGCGAAATGTTCTGCAAAACTTCCTTTATAGCTTGGATTGTCAATCAGGTGCATCGCTTTAGTGATCGCACTTTCCGCAGTCATATCTTTCCCGCTGATTGCTCCAATTCTTGAAAAAATATTGCTGTTTTCATATTTTCCAAATGAGATTCCGCCTGAAATACACTGACTTACCACCACAATTTCAGTCCCGTTATTTCGGATTTCCTGCAGCGTTTTCTGGGTTTTTTCAGTGCTGAAAATCGTTCCCGAACCAAAAACCTGAAGGATCAAAACCTTCATTTTTGGGATTTCTTTAAAATGATCCAGCTTCATTCCCGGAAAAATCCTCCAGAACAAAACATCCTCCGAAATATGATCGTCAACATGAAATTCAATATCAGAATTACTGCGGTGAAGATTCTCCTTAATTACATTTAAATGAACTCCGGATTGCCCAAGAATAGGGTAGTTAGGGCTTGCATAGGCGTCAAAATATTCAGCCGAATATTTCAAAGTG
This region includes:
- a CDS encoding asparaginase, with product MKRKVLLIYTGGTIGMEKDYETGSLRAFDFGNIFEKMPEMKLMECEVFVHPFAKPLDSSDMGPEEWKIIAHYIRKNYEKYDGFLILHGTDTMSYTASALSFMLKGLKKPVILTGSQLPIGDLRTDAKENLLTSLYYASLYENDKAVIQEVAIYFEYKLLRGNRTLKYSAEYFDAYASPNYPILGQSGVHLNVIKENLHRSNSDIEFHVDDHISEDVLFWRIFPGMKLDHFKEIPKMKVLILQVFGSGTIFSTEKTQKTLQEIRNNGTEIVVVSQCISGGISFGKYENSNIFSRIGAISGKDMTAESAITKAMHLIDNPSYKGSFAEHFAKSLCGEISE
- a CDS encoding site-specific integrase produces the protein MLEHSYGLNFFLKSQSGKSENLRYVYVRVTVDGVPKETSTKRKWDVTRWDQAHEKASGNKEDARSLNHFLETLTTKINNYKTELIKAGRKITALSIIDFVKGKNPLNLKVLEEFQKHNDRMKLLVPGEYAEGTYKRYVTARSHVQEFLLFKFQRDDIEFWELNYEFIKDYEFYLRTVRKCGNNTSLKYIRNFKKIILDAVAKDILPKDPFKLFKGKMTKPKKKPLTRAELRSLEDKSFENERLATIRDIFVFQCYTGLAYIDAFQLKKHDIKEGDDGRLWIMSSRQKSKARTDIPLLPKALEILEKYQSHPICIQRNSVLPVKSNQKMNAYLKEIATLCNIDAALNTHKARRTFASTVTLNNGVPISIVKEMLGHSSVKQTEDYAITEQEAVANEMTKLAERLTKPATTNEALCISDLIQKLENELNDLKNGTIKTHDSGSSIEQRLVQFENRLVSLKSQIKA